The genomic DNA TCAAGGCTTCCTCAGCCGGCGAAAGATTCCCCTTCCGGATGAGGATGGTGGCTTGGAGGAAGTGCCGGTGTGCCTGACAAAGAGAAGGCATCTGTCGTGAGCCTGAGATTTGGGAGAGTAGTTGCTCGGCCTTCTTGATGTCGTTGAGCCAGTGAAGAGCTATCTCTGCCCTGCGGAGCGATTCGTCCCACTTCAGATATGTGCTGAGTTCACTCAGTTTCTCTGGGGAGCGCCCAAGCTCTTCCAGTTTTTCCTTCGTGCGCCGGAACTCGTTGCGCAGAAGCTGATACCAGGATGGCTCACGGGAGAGGATCGATTCACAGGAGTCTTCAAAGTAGGCGGCATATCCCCGGAGAGGGAAGAGCCAGGTGGTGTAGTGTACCCTCTCGACCTGTGCCATACGGTGCTGGACCTGGAATTCCGTGAACAGGACGGGGTATTCGCTCATGTTCCTGCGCAGATCTTCCATTTCCCGCTCGTAGTAGGCGATGATGCGTCCGAAAAGCTCCTCCTCCCTTTTGGGTGGAAGGTAACGGGCGAAGAGGGTGTATATTTCATCGTGCAAAAAGTAGGGGCGGCGCACATTCCCCGGTCGCACCTTGACCAGGGTGAGCTTCGTCGCGGCGTCCAAGTACTTTTGGGCCTCTTCCGGTTCGATCCTGAGGATCTCTGCAAGGAGATCCGCGTTGGCGCCTTTATCCAGCGAGGCCATATGTTGGATTGTTGCTCCCAAGGGGGTCTCCAGGTTGGCCAGGTGTCTAATGAGCGCTTGATCTAGCGATGCTTGATCCGTTCGACCGTGGCCTTCAGGATCATAAAAGCCGGAGGGAAGGCTGCCCCCTGCGCGCAGGATGTCGGCGACCATGGCCATCCGTAGAGGTTGTCCAGCGGTTTCCCTATGCACGGGGATTTCCCCGTACGTGGCTAAATATCTGCGAATATTCTCTGCCCCTGCACGATCGCCGTCCTCGTCGACCTGGTGGGCCACTTGTTCCAGGTACTCTTTGCAATGCTGGAGGGAGAGGGGCTCTAACTCAAGGGGACCTTCAACGCGCCAGTGGGTCTTTCTTAGCGGCTGGATGAGATCTCGATCCAACTGACTAGGGCGTCCCGCCATGATCACAACGACTCGGTTCCGTAGTGCGGGCAAGATCCTGTCACGTAACCACCTGGCGATGCTGGCCCCGCTGGGATCGAAGGGCCCCATCCACCCGATATCCATCTCATCGTCGCCGGCTATCGTGGACAATACTTCCGCGGTGTCCAGGAACAGCCAGATGTACTTCTTATCCGCCATGCTGTTCAAAGCTTGGATCAGGGCTTCTTCGGCTCGTTTCCAAGCCTTATTGGCCTCCTCCAGTTGTCGCAGCCTCAGGGCTTCTAAGGTTTTTCTATGTCGAGCGTGAAATGCACGGAAGCGAACTTGCTCCTGGGGGAACACGTCGGAGATAGCCTCGGCCAGCCCCTGAGGAGTCTGGTATTCCAGATGATATAGGTCGATCAGGCTCGCCGCCACAATGCTTTGGCGATCCTCGGCGAGCTGGGATCGCACCTCCTCCAGGACGGCGGTTTTCCCGATGCCCCCATCTCCTTCCAAATAAATCAGTGCGGGGCGGCTGTGTTTCCGGGAAAACTCTTTGATGTTCTGGAGTATCTCCTCTCGTCCCACCAATGCGATGCGGCGCGCTCCGGATAGCTCTCTATCGAAACGATCCCAGCTCATAAGGACCTCCCGCAGCCAAGCTGTTGGTACAAACCCGGTTTCTCTGCTCGAAGCCATGCTCTCAACGCGTGACGGGCTGGCTCTGACCAGACGTATCCACTCTTGCCCGGCTCCCGGGCCCACCATCTCCGGAGAAGCATTCGCAGGCGGATGTAAAATGGGCTCTCTTTGCAGCCGATCTGATCGAGCACTGTTGACAGCTGTTCATCGTCTTCCGGATCGGCCATACAGGCCAGTGTGGAAGCCAGACTCAATTCTCTTTGGACTTCGCCCTGTGCGATAGGGTATCCGACACGTGTGGCCCAGTAGGTTAGGAACTGTTCAACGGCGCTGCCGATATCGCCATTGTTCCGGCAGAGCAAGGTGATCAAATATGGGGAGTGCTCTGTCCCGTCCAACAATTTTTTGATTTTAGGTAATAGAGAAGCCGCTAGCTGCTTGACCTGCCGTTTCCAGCCGGCTTCGGTAAATCCGTGTAGAATGAGTGGGATAGGGTGAGGTATGTCCCCACTCCAGCACCATCGCAGGGGATGTTGTTGGGCCATGATTACAAGGGAATGGCCGCGAATATGTGACCGCAGGACTCTATCCTCGAAGTCGAGTAGCAGCTCCTCATTTCGGAGTGCCGGCACATGATCGATCAGGAGAAGATATCCCCGCCGTTGACGGTCTGGCGTGCTATGGATTTGTTCATGAACGTGGTTGATGTATGCGGGTGAGGTTGCAAACTGATGTCGCTCTTCCAGGTCGATGTAAATGCCCTGGTGTGTATGGCTCAGATAGCGAAGGAGCCAGGTCTTCCCAATGCCGGGAGAGCCCGCCACGGGGATAATCCGGTCGAATGGGGCGGAGAGGGTGTTCTGCTCCCACGCCCGGATTTTTTCTGCGATGATCGGCTCGATGTCGTCCGCGCGATGATCTTCTACGTAGCGTTCGATTGTGAAAGGTTCGGGTGGGGGAGGAGATAGGATCTGAGACATGTCTGTTCCCCTGTCGTGACTTTTAGCGATTCAGTTCGTTGCCGGCGCGTACCAGGTCTGCTGGTGTGCTTTGGCCTAGTGTGGTAAGCGCTTGAGTCGAAGTGTCTTTGGTGGAGTATTCAAGGGCCATGAGAAAGTCCTTAAGGCCCTCTTCCCCTTCTCCCCAGTCACAAGTGGATAAACGATGTTCTAGCAGGCCTCGTAGGTCATCCTGATCCCATCTAACTTCGAGATGGTCTTCTGGCAGGGTATCGGGAGAGAAGATCTTAGGCACGGTGAGATGCCAGAACCCTTCCTCTTGTAGGATTCGGAGCCAGCCATCCGGAGCTGGCGGTGACTTTAGCTCGATCCACAGGAAGATATGAAAGCGCTCGCCGGGGACAAGTCGGCTGAGCGCTGCCTCTTCCATGCTTACGCGAATGGCCTCTAGCAAGTACGGCCAGTCCTCTCGGCAGTAAGGCCTGTGCGCGAAGGCGTTGTACAGAACATCAGCCAACAGAAGGCCTTGCTCCTGTGTTGGTAGGCCATATTCACCGAGCCGACCTAAGACGGTAGATGGGGCCCCAGCCCAATGCGTGAGGAAAGCGATAATTTGCTCTTGAGCCTTTCGTTGGGCAGCAAGCAGCCAGAAAGGATCTTCTGCTAGGGTTGTAAGCAGGTTTTCCCCCAGAGCGTGCTCCGCCTGGTGCCATAGGTAGTTTGCGTCCGGCTTGCCATTCAGTAGTAGGTAGAGGGATAGCGCCGGCTTTCGACCCCAAAACCTGCGCGTGTGCCGCCCCATCCAGATGAACGTGGTCGTTCCCGTGCCGGGCTTTGCGACGAAGATGCTGGGTTCTGGCGCATCGATTCGATGCCATAGAGGATGTCCGTCCCAGAATAGGCCTGCAACCGGACGATCATCATGGCTAGGCGCTTTCGGAGGCAGCCGAGGATCATCCTCCGCCTTGACCGGCCCGAACGGCCAGTGCCAGATTGGGTCACTCTTGCTGTCTTGACGGTATTTTTTACGGTATTCTTCTATGCTCTTGCCCGTGTTCTCACTTAAACGGTATCTGACCTCTGGGGGCCATAGTCGCTGGTGCGGCTTTACGGGGTTGGGCGGGGAGGGGTTTTTGTTCCACTCTGTGAGCCATTCGTTCACTCTCGGGTCGTTTAATCTTCGGAGCAGATATCGACCGGTGGCCTTCCCCTCTCGGTACCATAGTTCCTGTAGCCTTTGCCTAAGTTCGGTTGCGTCGAGCGCCAATTGTTTTACCACTTCCGTGGCCGTCTCCTCGGCGCTCAAGCCTAAGACCTGAAACGCCTGGATCGTGAGTTTCAGTACGTCCTCGTAATCGAGAGGCCTCTCAGGGGAACCAACGAGTCGACGAAATCTCTTGAGGATCTCTTTCTGCTCATCATCAGGGAACCCGACCCCTTCCGACATCTCCTCCAGCCATATATCGAACGACTCTAGAGAAGCCTGCTTTTGCTGAAGTTGTGTTGCGATCTGGGCGCGTAATTCGTAAGTCCATATTTTCCATTCATCGTGTGGCTGGATGATTCTTTGAAATGTGTGCCTAAGGCGTGCTTCTAATTCTCCTCTTTTTCCCCAATCTGGTAGTCTGTTGTATAGATTTAAGAACAATCTCCCTATCTGGGTAACCTCTTCGTTGTCCAGCTTCTCTATATCTGCCTGGATCGATCTCCGTACCTGGGCTCGTTGTGATTCTCGATAGTCAAAGTAAAACTTCGTTATGCCACCTATGCCAGCAACAATGGTTAGGAATAGCGTGCTGAAGATGATGTTTAGTATATGCAGTGTTCCTGCCTCGATAGGGGTTTGCAAGGGGATTGATATGGTCTTATCAGTATTGTCCACCGTCACCTGAATCGACACTTTCTTGGGTAGTTGCTCTGTACGCAGGTAGCGCATTTGTAAGATATACCGTGGGGCGATGACCTCCTCTTTATCGACTAAGACCTCGATCTGAGGTGCTGGGATTTCCCTTCCGTAATAGTTCAGGAAAATCAAATTGTTGTCCTTCGGTTTGAGGATGATTCTCTTGATCGTCTCGTCTGGTAGATGCTTGCATTCTTTCTTGGAGGATTTCCATCCCCAGATTGTTAATGTCTGGTTGGGGGTTCCCTCTGGGGTGATAGAGAGTGGTATCTCCTCCGGTAAGCGCATTTGCAGTATGTAACAAGCATCAGGAGAGACATCTTCCACGCGGCTAAGCTGTGTTTTGTCGAGGCCTAAATGGGATAGAATGATGGGAGAGAACCCTTGATATAAGATTGCGATGATAATATACACGAGTACGATGCTGAGCCAATGGGATTGAATCCAATTTGTAATCCTTTGCCTGAAGGGTTTCAATGACATTGGAATCCTACCATACTCTATCTTTCTTTGTCTTTGCTGCTCAAAAGACTGTCTATGGGCGGAATGCGTGTGAGAGGGCGTTGGCGCGTGGTTTCGCTGGGCTCACGTGCAGTATAGCTCATGGCAGCGTTGATTGTCAATGTTTATATGCGCTGTCTCAGTTTCCGTATCGATCGACTAGCTGGTGAGGTGACGGCCGGGCGCTGGACAACGGTCGCTTTCTCGGGGAAAATAGGGGAGCCTCGCAGGCTGGTGGGAAGGAGTGACATGTGACGCACACAGACACGGTCGTGATGGTGACCGGCGCGGCTGGCTTCATCGGCTCGCATCTGGCGGAGCGGTTGGTCGCTGAGGGGTATCGCGTCGTCGGCGTGGACTGCTTCACCGATTATTACCCTCGCGCCGTCAAGGAGCAGAACGTCGCCCAACTGCGGCGATCCGATCGCTTCACCCTGGTGGAGGCCGATCTGCGCACGGCGGAGCTGGAGCCTTTGCTGGACGGCGTGGAGGTGATCTTTCACAACGCGGCCATGCCCGGCCTCATGCGGAGCTGGACCGAGTTCGACGAGTACATGACATGCAATCTGCTGGCGACGCAGCGGCTGCTGGAGGCCGTCCGCCGCGTGGGTGTCCGGCACTTCATCCACGCCTCGACCTCCTCCGTGTATGGGCGGGACTCCTCCGGTGATGAGACGAGGCCCACCCGCCCCATCTCGCCCTACGGCATCACCAAGCTGGCGGCCGAGCATCTGGTGCGGGCTTACGGGGAGAACTTCGGCGTGCCTTATACCATCCTGCGCTACTTCTCCATCTATGGTCCTCGTCAGCGGCCGGATATGGGGTACTACATCTTCATCGATGCCATCCTGCGAGGGAAGCCCATCACCCTCTTCGGCGACGGGGAGCAATCCCGGGGCAACACGTACGTTCTGGACTGTGTGGAGGCCAATCTGGCAGCTATGCGGCACGGGCCGACGGGGGACGTGTTCAACATTGGTGGCGGGGAGGAGATCACGCTGAACCGGCTGATCGCCAAGCTGGAGGCGCTCATCGGGCGGGAGGCGATCGTCCGGCGTGGCCCGCCCCGGCCGGGGGAGCAGCGCCGCGCGCTGGCCGATATCCGCAAGGCGCAGACGGTGTTGGGATGGTCGCCCCGGGTCGGCCTGGACGAGGGGCTGCGAGCTCAGATCGCCTGGCAGCGAAGCAGGATTCAGGGGCGGGTATGATGGCGCAAAGGACTGCCGGAGAGGAGAAGGCGGCGACGCTGGGACATCCCAGCTATGTGTGGCGCTTTGGGCAGGACCGGCGGCTGAACCTGATCCGGAAGTGGGCGCCGTTGGAGGGGAAACGGGTCCTGGACGTGGGGTGCGGCTTGGGGATGTACATGCGGAAGATGCGGGCCTTCACTCCCGCCGTGTATGGCGTGGAGATTGATCTGGAGCGGGCGGTGGAGGCCGGCCGGGCGCTTTCCCTGGTCGCCTGTGCCGCCGCTGAGGGGCTGCCCTTCCCGGACGCCTCGTTCGACGTGGTCCTCTCCCACGAGATGATCGAGCACGTGCAGGATGACCGTCGGACGGTGGCCGAGGCGATCCGCGTGCTGCGCCCGGGCGGCCGATTGGTGCTCTTCTGCCCCAACCGGCTGTACCTTTTCGAGACACATGGCCATTACTGGCGCGGCCGCTATCACGAGGGGAACACGCCGTTCATCAACTGGCTCCCCAATTCGCTGCGCGATCGATTGGCGCCGCACGTTCGGGCCTACACACGTGGCGGGCTTCGGCGGCTGTTCGACGGTCTGCCCGTCCGCATCGTCCATCATACGCAGATCTACCCCGGGTACGACAACATCGTTTACGCCCGGCCGCGGCTGGGCTGGCTGCTGCGCCGCATCACCTACGCGTTCGAGCAGACGCCTTTGCGAGCGTTCGGCCTATCCCACTTCCTGGTGGCGGAGCGGCTGGCGGATTGAACCCTCGCGGCGGGATAAGCGTTGATTCTCAGTGCGTGCCCGCCGTGATTGTTTGCTCTTTGATACCAGTTACGTTATCATA from Chloroflexota bacterium includes the following:
- a CDS encoding class I SAM-dependent methyltransferase, which codes for MAQRTAGEEKAATLGHPSYVWRFGQDRRLNLIRKWAPLEGKRVLDVGCGLGMYMRKMRAFTPAVYGVEIDLERAVEAGRALSLVACAAAEGLPFPDASFDVVLSHEMIEHVQDDRRTVAEAIRVLRPGGRLVLFCPNRLYLFETHGHYWRGRYHEGNTPFINWLPNSLRDRLAPHVRAYTRGGLRRLFDGLPVRIVHHTQIYPGYDNIVYARPRLGWLLRRITYAFEQTPLRAFGLSHFLVAERLAD
- a CDS encoding SDR family NAD(P)-dependent oxidoreductase: MVTGAAGFIGSHLAERLVAEGYRVVGVDCFTDYYPRAVKEQNVAQLRRSDRFTLVEADLRTAELEPLLDGVEVIFHNAAMPGLMRSWTEFDEYMTCNLLATQRLLEAVRRVGVRHFIHASTSSVYGRDSSGDETRPTRPISPYGITKLAAEHLVRAYGENFGVPYTILRYFSIYGPRQRPDMGYYIFIDAILRGKPITLFGDGEQSRGNTYVLDCVEANLAAMRHGPTGDVFNIGGGEEITLNRLIAKLEALIGREAIVRRGPPRPGEQRRALADIRKAQTVLGWSPRVGLDEGLRAQIAWQRSRIQGRV
- a CDS encoding ATP-binding protein — encoded protein: MSWDRFDRELSGARRIALVGREEILQNIKEFSRKHSRPALIYLEGDGGIGKTAVLEEVRSQLAEDRQSIVAASLIDLYHLEYQTPQGLAEAISDVFPQEQVRFRAFHARHRKTLEALRLRQLEEANKAWKRAEEALIQALNSMADKKYIWLFLDTAEVLSTIAGDDEMDIGWMGPFDPSGASIARWLRDRILPALRNRVVVIMAGRPSQLDRDLIQPLRKTHWRVEGPLELEPLSLQHCKEYLEQVAHQVDEDGDRAGAENIRRYLATYGEIPVHRETAGQPLRMAMVADILRAGGSLPSGFYDPEGHGRTDQASLDQALIRHLANLETPLGATIQHMASLDKGANADLLAEILRIEPEEAQKYLDAATKLTLVKVRPGNVRRPYFLHDEIYTLFARYLPPKREEELFGRIIAYYEREMEDLRRNMSEYPVLFTEFQVQHRMAQVERVHYTTWLFPLRGYAAYFEDSCESILSREPSWYQLLRNEFRRTKEKLEELGRSPEKLSELSTYLKWDESLRRAEIALHWLNDIKKAEQLLSQISGSRQMPSLCQAHRHFLQATILIRKGNLSPAEEALNQSAVALTKVSDGGLELATQTLQALIYNYQGYIRRLRGNYREAIPYYQRAAALMRQLGLGGISGVLTNQAYAMTMMGYERHGRETAKEALNYAVRNHSVYDQVRALNVRAILETRAGDPEKGLSFAEEALELLREYPDHRLEGLVRITMARALRYQWNEEVSEALSQWRARWHEVLPRALAHLEGSEYTGERLGIFLLKEEIKAGAIELLRGTPDRESWVSALNESGCLWREVAWVTRDSDKEKNRTAHQRAEGRLLQASGIERRKSGWFPQVRTQINQIGGSPFWPTLALTNLGWHYHYQRERPEKIEEICALVEQAIGEDYLWQPDYPPIIETNRAELMLWVVLGKMEMLRCYEQLRGEWRADPEAVKRAAWHATLSLEYNCLIGQPSYDLRRAEIGLENRLRRSRNWERELLPAFYESALKAEEELKKTVPEDHPLRGRQTRLIRWLNERFGPPELWVSDNSRGA
- a CDS encoding ATP-binding protein, encoding MSQILSPPPPEPFTIERYVEDHRADDIEPIIAEKIRAWEQNTLSAPFDRIIPVAGSPGIGKTWLLRYLSHTHQGIYIDLEERHQFATSPAYINHVHEQIHSTPDRQRRGYLLLIDHVPALRNEELLLDFEDRVLRSHIRGHSLVIMAQQHPLRWCWSGDIPHPIPLILHGFTEAGWKRQVKQLAASLLPKIKKLLDGTEHSPYLITLLCRNNGDIGSAVEQFLTYWATRVGYPIAQGEVQRELSLASTLACMADPEDDEQLSTVLDQIGCKESPFYIRLRMLLRRWWAREPGKSGYVWSEPARHALRAWLRAEKPGLYQQLGCGRSL